A part of Schistosoma mansoni strain Puerto Rico chromosome W, complete genome genomic DNA contains:
- a CDS encoding putative monocarboxylate transporter — protein MDDRLLLHSSTCKSEIMYGSSCFRLSRRFAFIKLIETLDFTAVKSGKRRAFGIFIAKLHSEFNDITLTELNWIGDSYAALGYLTTTLTTSFILFINRKYGLTQFIGSIFILLACITSSFVPNPHWLFLTHTIFHGIGSSFILSTSGLIVNEYFDKNHHYHILATTLVSGGSVASILFVEFYALLIDQYGWRLAFIILGIIYFIILFISSLIFRKDITKSNSYHHHHHHPNHDPNHDRDHHHQSMNPWNLCQLSWQHKLLLLLWTIDRIITSIVTYGMLLNLTDYVYQHETLLTNSILLTNLFASATTYIIGTILTGLTKNFLKNRLKYILILSSIGMSFGLILWEYYTYHHLISSILSYLCGFCLGPSITFLYPISEEMTLLPGYIAYPISLSGMGIDQL, from the exons ATGGATGATAGATTGCTGTTACACAGTTCCACTTGCAAGTCTGAAATCATGTACGGTTCATCGTGCTTTCGTTTGAGTCGTAGATTCGCTTTTATAAAA CTTATCGAAACACTTGATTTCACTGCAGTCAAAA GTGGTAAACGTAGAGCATTTGGTATATTTATAGCAAAATTACATTCAGAATTTAATGATATAACATTAACTGAATTAAATTGGATTGGTGATTCATATGCAGCATTAGGTTATTTAACTACCACTTTAACAACATCATTTATTCTATTCATAAATAGAAAATATGGTCTTACACAATTTATTGGttctatatttatattattagcaTGTATAACAAGTTCATTTGTTCCAAATCCACATTGGTTATTTTTAACTCATACTATATTCCATGGTATTGGTTCATCATTTATATTAAGTACATCTGGTTTAattgttaatgaatattttgataaaaatcatcattatcatatttTAGCAACAACATTAGTATCTGGTGGTTCAGTTGcatcaatattatttgttgaattttatGCTTTATTAATTGATCAATATGGTTGGAGATTAGCATTTATTATACTTggtattatatattttattatattatttataagtTCATTAATATTTCGTAAAGATATCACCAAATCGAATTCatatcatcatcaccaccatcatcctAATCATGATCCTAATCATGATCgcgatcatcatcatcaatctaTGAATCCATGGAATTTATGTCAATTATCATGGCAACAtaaattattacttttattatggACAATTGATAGAATTATAACAAGTATTGTTACATATGGTATGTTATTAAATTTAACTGATTATGTATATCAACATGAAACCTTATTAACAAATAGTATCTTATTAACTAATTTATTTGCATCTG CTACTACTTATATTATTGGTACTATATTAACTGGTTTAACTAAAAATTTCTTAAAAAATCgtttaaaatatattcttattCTATCTAGTATTGGTATGTCATTCGGATTGATTCTATGGGAATATTATACATATCATCATTTAATTAGTTctattttatcttatttatGTGGTTTTTGTTTAGGACCATCTATAACATTTTTATATCCAATTAGTGAAGAAATGACATTATTACCGGGTTATATTGCATATCCTATATCATTAAGTGGTATGGGTATTG